The DNA window CTCTGAACTTTGGTTAAATCTAGAAACACAAGCCAGTGGACAAAGACTCTGGATTACAGACACGTGGCCGAATCTGACGCTCGACTAGCCGCCGCTTCGGTCAGAGAGATCCTAAACATGAAGAGGCCGAACCTGACGTGCAGCAGTTTGGCCGTCTGGACGAAGCAGGACTGATCCGTCTCTTTCAGCACCTCCTGAGCGTATCCCACCAGGCCACTGTTCTCCAGCATGCCCTGGTACTCCTCCACCTGTGTCCGCAGACGCTCCACCCGCAGGTTCCTCGACTGCTGGATGGAGCGCAGCATCTCCGTCTTCCGCTCCTGAAGCGTCTCAAAAAGATGCTCAAAGTGTTCATTGGCACGTCTCTCTGCGAGCTGCCCGTTCTCCTGCGTTCAGAGGAAGCTCATGAGACAATAACCCTGCTGCCATCATGCAAATACACAGACCACAAGCTTATGACACAGAGAGTATTTTAAGAGTtactaagcagcacaaacaaattaatttccctatttaaaataaatagggaAGTCAagggaacaacaacaaaaaaagatttcatcATAGCTGATGGTACAGAAAAACACACCCTGTTTAAAATGGCAAACCCCCTTTCAAAGatgatttaaagaaaaatggaTTTCTTGAAAACAATGTGTTATACACCTCAGAATAGTGTTAATTCTGTTAAGTGTTAATTCAGTCTTGTGTCCaatgtaacttttaattttataatatttagtcaACTCgtgctgttttagttttagtcagtggaaacttacacattttcatcatatttttgtgttactgtataatgattaaaatgataaatattattattttgctaaatttaaattgcaatgattgttgtgtatttttacatttcatcagaagtttctctttcaccaataagcacaaatcaatagaataTCGCCTTGTATGCGTGGTTTATTTGACCTCATCTAAGGTTAGTGTACAGATTTATCACAGGATATCGATTAGAGGCCTCAGATACACAAGCGGCCCGACTACGTTATAGAAACTGATATCAAAAACCTACTCTCCAATATTATAACAGAGAAATTCATTAATAGTAATTCCAATAACTCCAAATGGCCAGATTGCATACAGCAGGGCAGATTAATTTGagctcttgatatctggcaaccgcaaacATGAACGCTCTCTCGTACAGCACTCTGAAATGATTCAGCtccatttttttaacaaaaataaaaaggttttggtTTTCATTCTTTTAACTACATATTAGTCTCATCGTTttattgcatgttgatatagtctCAGTTATCTTTTAATGACCTTATTATCGTCTCGTCATCATCAAGGGAAAAACATTTTCGtcatatatttcattaaagaaaCTAACACTACCTCAAGCAGTGTGTGGGGGAGGGggtgcattacaagtaacacgaGTCAGATTACTCCGATTActtatttcaagtaactagtaaagttacacattacttttaaatttacaagaaaatatctgatttactttttcaaataagttacTTTTtgtcatgttgagagaaatcagaggCGTGTGCTTCAGCCTGAGGATCTTTTGGGTAACAGTTGCCAAAAagattaaattcagtttttttgttattaaatattaatatgcaagCCCAGATCAGATGAGGAAAACTAACGCTAAAATAACGTagtgcattactttccataaaagtaaccaagtaacacaattagttactttttatggagtaacgcaatattgtaacgcattacttttaagAGTAACTTTCCCCGACACGTGTGTTGAGAATGAATGAGTTTAGAGAAACCCGACAGCTGTTGGATGGGCTAGCCTTTCAGAAGATAACTTCCCACACTAAACCAGTCAAAATACGccaacattaaaaacacatttaatctaCGCTGAGAGTGGACACAAACAGAACATGAATATGACATCGACGCAGCATAAATCACTTCTCTGAGCATCAGCTCCACTAAACAGCTACATGAACGAACGTCTGTTCCGATTgttctgaccaatcagcatcaagCAGGAAATGAGCTTGCCATTACCTCAGTGTGATGGATCAACACATCCAGCTCAGAAATCTGAGTCCTCACTTGGTCCTCTTTGCTAATTAGGTAATGGATACTCTTGGATAGCTTCTCCTGTTGACAGAAAAGGTAAGCCCATGAGAACACAGTGGAACAATCGGCCTCCCGCAGGATTTCTGGACAGCGCTGGACACCTAACACAGCTTTTGTGAGCATCTACAACACCAGGAACTGGACAGAACATCTTAAGATagaaatactgcattaaaaatGGATGAGCCATGGCTCTTGTCTGCAGTGGTCTAGTATTTCTGACTCAGCAGATGCTGACCGAGATGGAGCGACTGACCTCTGTCCCTCCACCGGACAAATCCACTCACCAGAAACACAATAGCGCTGGTTTCAGCTCAACCATCAATACTTTAAAAGGGTCACAGATGGAGAAAACTGACTTAGACTTGTAGACCTATAAGAGGTCCTATAATTGCAATTATCACAGTTTACATTCAattatgtttataccattgtttgaagcaactgcattCTAtagttttatatgaatataaacaagctgaaaagattcaaactgaaaaacttttactGCTTTTCTATAGTactaagcctcaaatgtcaactatacattggtttggtttcttctttaaataaaaaataaaaaaagttaaaatatgcatggtgttataatgttatactaaaactaaatcaatgGAACAACACTTAAGATAAcctgcagaaagaaaaaacacatcttaagcactCAGAATAACACAAGTGAACGATTAACCCGTGATTGTaaacatgaaaagaaatatgattaTGTGCAGCCCTGTGTAATACTCATTTCATACGCAGAGacgctgaccaatcacagcagagtAGGTTTACGCTGCAGTCTTAAAGAGACACGCCCATTTAAACGGTTCATATTCAGGGATAAAATCAGGGTAGAAAATGggcatttatttctaaattatgacTCCTACTAATATTATAAGTGTGCTATGGAAGCCGGTTTctaccactaaataaaaaaaaaaaaaaaaaataattgtgattttttttctcagaattgtgagatataaactctcaatATAAACCCTGAGAAAATAAGCCAGAACTGCACAACATGAACtcgcaattacaagaaaaaaaatctgagctGTATACTTGctattctgagagaaaaaaaaaaaaaggcaggatAGTGAGTTGCAATTATCTTTTAATCtattattctgtggcagaaattaGCTTCCGTCGTTCACCTCAGGAAACCTCAAATAAAAGCGCAGTTGTGAACATGGACAGACAAACATGCCAGTGATTGTTATTAACCTGGACGCACCTTGAGGATCTTGTAGGCGCTGCTCATGGAAGTGACTCTGTGATTCGCGTGAGATCCGCCGAGCTTGCACAGATGACACACGGGACGCCGGCACACCTCACAGTACATGTTGACCTTCTCCATCTCGTGCTCAGGACACATGAGCACCTGGAAGCCAGGGTTTGATGGGTTAGATCAGTGACAGCAGCTGATACAGCGCAGCGGTGGCGGGTTTGATACAGACCTTCGGTCTGAAGTTGGTGGTGGGTCCCACATACTCGTGCTGGGCTTTGGGCGTTCCCCAGGGGTGGTTCATCTTGAAGCACTCGTTGCAGAAGCTGGCCTTGCAGTCCATGCAGCTCTTGGTGGCCTCCTGGACGGGCGGCTTGCAGACGTTGCACATGATGGCCACGGCTGCGCGGGCCGCCTGACGGTAGCGCTCTACGATGCTCTCCAGAGTGAAGTTCCTGAAGAGCATGCTGATCCCTCGCTCCCCGAGATCAATGTCATGCTGACAGCCGGGACACGGGAAGGTGGTGACCCGGGGAGTGACGGAGGAGCGCCTCCATCCAGGAGAAGATATGGACCCTGATTCAGCAACACGTGACAGCGGTCAAAATAAAGGGGGAGGAAcagacgtgcacacacacacacacacacaatgaagcaCTAGTGATCAAAAATGGTGAGACACACGTGGAGTGACTCCGAGAAACAAACTGAACACAGCACAACAGCAGACAGTGATCTGGACACGAGAAACAAAAGATCAAAAAATGgcaattaaaaactaattaatagTAATCTATTTCACAGCGCTGAATGAGATCGAGGGCACTGTTTTTAAAGCTGCCGTGTGTCATTTCTGCTCCCCCAAACAGAACTGATCATACAGATGATTTCCTGACAGGTTTCCACAAGCACTCCGTCTGCCATTGTTCAGtcttagaggtcgaccgatatatcggccgatgtTTGGCAtctttcaaatatcggcattggccgatGCGTTtgaggtgggacttttattttgacagcgctgAGAGCAGcagctatacacacacacacacacacacacgtatggtgctcacattctccctcttgtttgctgtcgtcgttaacagttctgtctaatacggacagaagtctgtctaataatcagattgtttaaccgttctaaggaattaaaatgtaaacaaagtattatattattagtaatagaaaggcaaataTTATTTCTCATTTGCCATCAGCTttcagcaaatacgcatttatataatttaaacaaatctttgaataaataatgaacatttaacTTCACCAACCTTGCAAACTTAGAATGAACtgcttttaactgaaaaattCATGTTTACTATtgccattttgcattattgacacactattttcctaattaatgctgtacagttgctttgacacaatctgtattattaaaagcgctgtataaataaaggtgattagACTAGACTTGgttgaatccagctgtgagatagTGTGCATCTGTATCCTGCATGACTGCGTGTTCTCTGCGTGACGGTCGCTCCGTGTTTCACTCCTCAAGAATCaattagtgatgcaccaaaattaagATTCTTTCCAGAACTGAAACCAGATATTCTAGACACACTGGGCTGAAAACTGAACCTGATTATTTTGATTGCAGTTGTTCTTCCCTCAGGTTGAGATACCACCATGCCATCTACATACTTTATAATACCGCTTACATTAAGAAtacacaatgtttatttttcctcTTCTAAAGGAACAGTGGCAGGAACTTCTTTGGCTGTGTAAACAGTAGCATGAGACGTTGAGCTAAACAAGCGTAACCCAACCCTGAGCTAGAGTTTCTACTGTAAGCATGACCTCTTTACGGTCAACACATCCATCGTTAATCACGTTTACATTCAGTGCTAAGAATTTCTGCCTTTGTTGAGTTTCTAAGCATCTCTACTGCCAGTGAGGGCCAGATGATCACACAGCAGCTTTAAAGTGAGATCCTCCAGATAGTCCAGGTCAGTGTCATGGGCTTTTGTGGGAAAATCATTTTAGGGTGAAAGAAATCACTTCTCCAGCAAGCACTGATGACAAAGAACAGCAAAGTGAAATGCAAACAAACCAAAGAAGAGACAACATCACACCGTCGTATGCAGCACAGATGGAAGGAAGCGGCGCATGCGGACACACTACAGCATGATGATGAACGAGGACGCCGGAGATCTGAGCGAGGGCCGGGTTCAGATCGGGACAGAGGAGGGAGTGAGTATGACTGAAATAAAGCGTGTACTTAGGCCGTGAGTGTGCTGCGCCGCTCGGGGAGGGGACGATGCAGCACGGCATGCTGGGAGCTGATGCTGCcgcaatgagaaaaaaaataaacgctCAGACCAGAAACAGGCCCATCAGCAGAAGAGACGCCCGTCCCTACAAAACCACACAGTCAGACCCTGGCGGCTCACAGTTAAGAGGGACGCTCATCAGTTAGTCGTGACGCGGCGATGGACACAGAAGGGTAGAGCGGGTTCTGAAACCTGCATTTATTCTGTAGATGACTACGGAGCGCATTTCAGTGAAGCTCGACGGTGTCTCCTGCCCGCAGGGTTCACGCACGCATTGGTCGAAGGAGGATTACTGTGTGACGAGAAGTTCTTCACACAACATTCTGCTAGTTCACTGCTATTTAGTTGCTGTTGTCTAGaagaaaaatgtcttaatattctCTAAGCATGAGATGTTCCTCACGGACGCTCTGGGATTCCTGTGTTCCTCCGCGGCAACATTAAACACTCGTTCTCACGGTCGCAGACGCACTGCAGAGATCTGATTAACACGCTTAGCAGACGCTCACCagagttttaaagggatactccattcaAAAATGAACGTTTTCCTGCTAATTTACTCttcctcagaccatccaagatgtagtgaCTTTTTTCCTCAGTAGAACAGTAGAGAAGggttttagctgaaaccgtgctCAGTggtgaagtcaatggctaccgtcactgTGAGAGTCAAGAAAAGCACATCAGGCAACACAGAATTAATCCTCGTGGCTCCTGATGACATGTTGAGGTCTGAGAATatgattcttttcagtgaactgGTGCTTTCTGAGGGTTTCAGTGAACTGGTGTATGTGATCTTGCAGTGACGTCACACATACACAGTTATATGATTAAATCAcccaataataatgtgaaatgcgGATGTTTTCATGTCTAATGCATATAAACTAGTCTTCACCAGCTCACCTTTATACATAAACagtgagaaaccataaaaactgtTCAGTGTTGTGTTCACGCATCGGTGTTCGGTGCGAGTCGAACGGTGttctcagttcagtgactgttggaggaacCGGAgcactgaatcagttcattcatcacaggaTCAGATTCGCCGGTGTTTCAGCTCATGTCCAGTTGCAGTGACCGTCAGccgtctgaaagtgagtttgatTGAGTctcttgtagatctgtgctgctcgagtCTGAACTGATTCAGACGATTCAGTCCGATTTGAAGAACTGGTTCAagtagttcactaaaaagaaccggttctAAAGAATGATCCGTTTGTGAACCGGACTGTGtccctgaggctctggattacaggtgaTAATGTTGAACAGAATGTTTATTGCACAGAAtgatcgtttcgcttcataagagctcagtatatcatcaggagccacagggATTCAttctgtgatgtctgttaaaTGCGTTTCtgattttatgaatcaccagTGAGCACAGTTTCAGATAAagatcttctttactgttctactgaagaaataaaaGTCTTGGATGAtccgaggatgagtaaattagcagaaaatgtttattttttttcacagctaCCCCTTTAAGCATCAGATTCGTTCCTCTGTTGTTTACGGAAAGCGTTGCGCGCGAGAAGAGCGCGAGAGGACAGGGGTTCTAGAGACACAGTACTCACTACGgctaattaaattacgtaacccACATCTACCTCTCCCTCCAAACGACCTCCTCAGTGAAGCTGCAGGCAACAGAGAGAAAAGTGAAACAAGACTAACAATGGTTAAACGTGAACAGAAGTGGAGTGAAACCTGATTCACAACCAATGACTGTACGAACATAAAAACAGCATCACATTTCTTGGGGAAAAACTGCAGTGAAAGCCAGTGTAAAAGAGAGATGAGGAAAGACACTAAAACAGCAGTGACCAAACCTGCTCAGTCATTCCTGCAGTAATAAATGAGATGTAATTTAATCTGCTGTTCATCTCCCccaaattctatttatttttgtcctgttttgcagtgcaaatgtctaaagattcttaaaacaattaacatatacttgaaaagcaaaatgacttGAGATATGTAGTCTTGTtttgagaaactgatcaaaatgaagtgagtttgtaattaaaaacaagaacaaaaatctGCCGCTGGGCTGAGAAAAATCTGAATTCAAAGAGAAAAAGTTGGAATGAAAAGTTTTCATTccacactgacagatatttgttttagttttaagcaTAAGCTCAAAATTTCAATTTATCACTTAAATTCTGTAAATATATAAGGATTTAAGGATGTTGAACAAGACAAAGAAATTGATTCTGTGCCATGAAACTCTGCTGTTTAATTTAGATTCAGATGCAAAATCGGGAAATCACATCTCTTGCTTGAGTGCACGTGAACATTTCTTCCCCTGATCAGTAGAGTGTCGGATCGAAGGTGCTCAGATCAAATATTCTGTAGAGAGACCCGCTGGTTACCTGATCGCACCAGGCGCTCCAGCTTCTCCATGCTGGGGGACGGGACTCTGGCGCGAGGGCTGCCCGGGTTCGAGCTCTCGGAGCCCGCGTCGGTGCTCAGCGAGTCGTCGTGGTTGGGCATGAGCAGCTCTTTGACGCACTTGTGGCAGACGCTGTGCTGGCAGGGCAGGATGAGCGGATGCGTGAAGAGCTCCTGACAGATGGGGCAGATCAGCTCCCGCTCGATGTTCTTCATCGGAACCTGCGGAACACAAACTCGGGCTTTAGCGTCAACGCGCACATTCCCCACGCGTCGGTCAGATGACGCGCGTTTGGGGAACTACTTCCATTGTTCACTTTCGCCTTTCTGTTTCAAGCGTAAGAAGTACGATTCACTAGCTGTGAAACTCTGTCACAAGGACGAGCGTCTACAAGGCAGGTGTTTTATtcgaaaagcatttaaaaatatgtgtatattaaataaattcaaaacaaccGGTTCAACTTTCCGTCAGCAAACCGGTTTCATTCAGGAGGATGAACCGGGATCACGCACTTACTAGCAGCGAGCTTCGCCTGGACATCGCGAGCAGAAGGAAGGACAAA is part of the Cyprinus carpio isolate SPL01 chromosome A8, ASM1834038v1, whole genome shotgun sequence genome and encodes:
- the LOC109109295 gene encoding E3 ubiquitin-protein ligase TRIM36-like isoform X3, which gives rise to MSRRSSLLVPMKNIERELICPICQELFTHPLILPCQHSVCHKCVKELLMPNHDDSLSTDAGSESSNPGSPRARVPSPSMEKLERLVRSASLRRSFGGRGSISSPGWRRSSVTPRVTTFPCPGCQHDIDLGERGISMLFRNFTLESIVERYRQAARAAVAIMCNVCKPPVQEATKSCMDCKASFCNECFKMNHPWGTPKAQHEYVGPTTNFRPKVLMCPEHEMEKVNMYCEVCRRPVCHLCKLGGSHANHRVTSMSSAYKILKEKLSKSIHYLISKEDQVRTQISELDVLIHHTEENGQLAERRANEHFEHLFETLQERKTEMLRSIQQSRNLRVERLRTQVEEYQGMLENSGLVGYAQEVLKETDQSCFVQTAKLLHVRIQKATESLKTFQPAATPSFEEFVLDTSKEEILLKELSFSGVPEPPVIDLSRCCVYNEGLIHWRLSEDSLPTDHHIVEFRKLGAEEDEEEEPCWSATERVYGCSTVVSDLSSDSRYAFRVKSCRNGVFSPCSPEVTFHTPPAPVFGFLFNEKCGFSAERLQLSQRRDSVESVAGMSFLLAAERVQTGSYICLDYIIGDTGISHGRHYWAFRVQPNSYMVKVGVASDSKLTEWFHNPRDTSSPRYDHDSGHDSGSEDTCFEVSQPFTLVTVGMGRLFIPKASVSAAGDHSSRVLPMPQRIGVCLDYDAGRVFFYDADTMRLLYERQVDCSGTMYPAFGLLGGGAVHLEEFITAKRLSYL
- the LOC109109295 gene encoding E3 ubiquitin-protein ligase TRIM36-like isoform X4, which produces MSRRSSLLVPMKNIERELICPICQELFTHPLILPCQHSVCHKCVKELLMPNHDDSLSTDAGSESSNPGSPRARVPSPSMEKLERLVRSGSISSPGWRRSSVTPRVTTFPCPGCQHDIDLGERGISMLFRNFTLESIVERYRQAARAAVAIMCNVCKPPVQEATKSCMDCKASFCNECFKMNHPWGTPKAQHEYVGPTTNFRPKVLMCPEHEMEKVNMYCEVCRRPVCHLCKLGGSHANHRVTSMSSAYKILKEKLSKSIHYLISKEDQVRTQISELDVLIHHTEENGQLAERRANEHFEHLFETLQERKTEMLRSIQQSRNLRVERLRTQVEEYQGMLENSGLVGYAQEVLKETDQSCFVQTAKLLHVRIQKATESLKTFQPAATPSFEEFVLDTSKEEILLKELSFSGVPEPPVIDLSRCCVYNEGLIHWRLSEDSLPTDHHIVEFRKLGAEEDEEEEPCWSATERVYGCSTVVSDLSSDSRYAFRVKSCRNGVFSPCSPEVTFHTPPAPVFGFLFNEKCGFSAERLQLSQRRDSVESVAGMSFLLAAERVQTGSYICLDYIIGDTGISHGRHYWAFRVQPNSYMVKVGVASDSKLTEWFHNPRDTSSPRYDHDSGHDSGSEDTCFEVSQPFTLVTVGMGRLFIPKASVSAAGDHSSRVLPMPQRIGVCLDYDAGRVFFYDADTMRLLYERQVDCSGTMYPAFGLLGGGAVHLEEFITAKRLSYL